A DNA window from Anastrepha obliqua isolate idAnaObli1 chromosome 5, idAnaObli1_1.0, whole genome shotgun sequence contains the following coding sequences:
- the LOC129248788 gene encoding uncharacterized protein LOC129248788 → MNGHDSTAENIPLEEVIQMGIEVKDESMISEAPSPLRTPLAENFTLRSGNSHISDRRTPRANLKRKRMEEDDDARKKFLEIAEKQADALKMLAQSSVETVEVAKQQADALKILAESSSASAQANKMMAEAIAVLGNGLSATAEAFNNLTPIISQILKGHTRAF, encoded by the exons ATGAATGGGCACGATTCAACAGCTGAAAATATTCCACTAGAGGAG GTAATCCAAATGGGTATCGAAGTGAAAGATGAAAGCATGATTTCGGAAGCCCCGTCGCCTTTACGGACGCCACTTGCAGAAAATTTCACGCTGAGGTCAGGTAATTCGCACATCTCAGACAGGAGAACACCACGGGCGAACTTGAAAAGAAAGCGCATGGAAGAAGACGATGATGCTCggaagaaatttttggaaatagcaGAAAAACAGGCAGATGCACTAAAG atgCTAGCCCAGTCGAGTGTAGAAACCGTAGAAGTCGCGAAACAACAAGCAGATGCTTTAaag ATCTTAGCCGAAAGCAGCTCTGCAAGTGCCCAGGCAAATAAAATGATGGCGGAGGCAATAGCCGTATTGGGGAATGGTTTAAGCGCTACCGCGGAAGCATTCAACAATCTAACGCCAATCATAAGCCAaatactcaaaggacatactcgcgctttttaa